A single genomic interval of Chryseobacterium paludis harbors:
- a CDS encoding helix-turn-helix domain-containing protein gives MVNDYKKYDLFGKTLMQKIALTPPFNFDFPVTEQACFLYVLKGEFQYQIDNEDINIPTNYSLFLNCISSGKQIHNSHPESNCEIVIVTFYPDILKKIYDRELPSLLHPPRNIISNQSNKKINNEFLIQKYIEGLLFYFENPSLINEDILILKLKEIILLLAQTQNAEAIQVILSQLFSPITYTFKQIIEANLFSQLTIEQLAEQNNLSVSSFKREFAKLYNDTPANYIKNKKLEKAAELLLVSDQRITDIAFDCGFNDLANFTKSFGDKYNLSPTNYRQELKNKHLK, from the coding sequence ATGGTAAATGACTATAAAAAGTATGATCTTTTTGGAAAGACCTTAATGCAAAAAATTGCATTGACACCACCTTTTAATTTTGATTTCCCTGTTACTGAACAGGCCTGTTTTCTATATGTTCTAAAAGGTGAATTCCAATATCAGATTGATAACGAGGATATTAATATTCCTACAAATTATTCATTGTTCCTGAATTGTATAAGCTCTGGAAAGCAAATACATAATTCACACCCCGAAAGCAATTGTGAAATTGTAATTGTTACTTTTTATCCGGATATATTAAAGAAAATTTATGACCGGGAACTCCCATCATTGCTTCATCCACCAAGGAATATCATTTCAAATCAGTCAAATAAAAAAATAAATAATGAATTTTTAATTCAAAAATACATTGAAGGCTTATTATTTTATTTTGAGAATCCATCTTTGATTAATGAGGATATCCTGATCCTGAAGCTAAAGGAAATCATACTGTTGTTAGCTCAAACACAAAATGCAGAAGCGATACAGGTTATATTATCGCAGCTCTTTTCTCCAATAACTTATACTTTTAAGCAGATCATTGAAGCTAATTTGTTTTCACAATTAACAATTGAACAGCTCGCAGAACAAAATAATCTAAGTGTATCTTCTTTTAAAAGAGAATTTGCCAAACTATACAATGATACTCCCGCCAACTACATTAAAAACAAGAAACTCGAAAAAGCAGCTGAGCTACTTCTGGTTTCGGATCAGCGAATCACCGATATTGCTTTTGATTGTGGATTTAATGATCTGGCAAATTTTACAAAAAGCTTTGGTGATAAATATAACTTAAGTCCTACAAATTATCGTCAGGAACTGAAAAATAAACATTTAAAATAA
- a CDS encoding Crp/Fnr family transcriptional regulator: protein MKNQELNQLIDILFKSGKEEKYKPKTIIIEEGIISKKFYYLKKGILRGWTNYDGKEISFQFLFEDHIFCSSESFFYNRPSSYTIETIENCTVLSIEKTVIDKLSENNDFLNLFNKYLISRINDYQQLLISKIQDKPEVRYKKLLEANPEIILRIPQHLVASYLGITPVSLSRIRNR, encoded by the coding sequence ATGAAAAATCAGGAATTAAATCAGTTAATTGATATTTTATTTAAATCAGGGAAAGAAGAAAAATATAAACCCAAAACAATTATTATTGAAGAAGGTATCATTTCAAAAAAATTTTATTATCTGAAAAAGGGAATCCTTAGAGGATGGACAAATTACGATGGTAAAGAAATCTCTTTCCAATTTCTTTTCGAAGATCATATTTTCTGCTCCTCTGAAAGTTTTTTTTATAACAGACCAAGTTCTTACACCATTGAAACAATTGAAAACTGTACAGTATTATCAATAGAAAAAACGGTAATAGACAAATTATCAGAAAACAATGATTTCTTAAATTTATTCAATAAATACCTGATCAGCAGAATCAATGATTATCAGCAACTACTGATATCAAAAATACAGGACAAACCGGAGGTACGATACAAAAAACTGCTTGAAGCAAATCCTGAAATTATTCTTCGTATTCCTCAACATTTAGTTGCATCCTATCTGGGTATTACTCCGGTAAGCTTAAGTAGAATCAGAAATCGTTGA
- a CDS encoding lysophospholipid acyltransferase family protein — MSKFDDIRPFYDHEVNDALQSIAKHPMMKALMRFTFPDHDEEFWLKEFTNIHSISDFQHHFISQTVRQILKQSSEGLSTSGFDQLDKDAAYLFVSSHRDIVLDTSLLNLVLLDQGLIMTSSAIGDNLVHKKFLHILAKLNRNFLVQRGLPIREQLNSSKVMSEYIYDLLTKENRSVWIAQREGRTKDGNDATQQGVLKMLAMAAGDQPLNDFFKTLKIVPLSISYEYDPTDVLKMPQLMAKSRNELYVKEKDEDFMTMLSGVLGQKKRIHLHAGQVLNTEFDEIVSKFDNKNKQLQAIAQVIDNSIIENYKLWPTNFIAYDLLNGTNKYSDYYTEDEKMLFGRRMEMRIDISDSVLKQSFLAMYANPVINKMKYL, encoded by the coding sequence ATGTCGAAATTTGATGATATAAGGCCTTTTTACGACCATGAAGTAAATGATGCATTGCAAAGTATTGCTAAGCATCCTATGATGAAGGCATTGATGCGTTTTACTTTTCCCGATCATGATGAAGAGTTTTGGCTTAAAGAATTTACAAATATCCATTCAATAAGTGATTTTCAACATCATTTTATCTCACAAACTGTCCGCCAGATTCTGAAACAGAGTTCCGAAGGATTAAGTACATCGGGATTTGATCAGTTGGATAAAGATGCTGCGTATTTGTTCGTATCCAGTCACAGAGACATTGTTTTAGATACCTCTCTGCTTAATTTAGTATTGCTGGATCAAGGACTGATTATGACCTCTTCAGCCATTGGTGATAATCTTGTACATAAGAAATTTCTGCATATACTTGCAAAACTCAATCGTAACTTTTTAGTTCAAAGAGGATTACCTATTCGCGAACAGCTGAACAGCTCAAAGGTGATGTCTGAGTATATTTACGATTTATTAACGAAAGAAAACCGTTCAGTCTGGATTGCACAACGTGAGGGCCGAACCAAAGATGGCAACGATGCTACCCAGCAGGGTGTCTTAAAAATGCTTGCTATGGCGGCAGGTGACCAACCGTTAAATGATTTTTTTAAGACATTGAAGATAGTTCCTCTTTCCATTTCATATGAATATGATCCTACAGATGTTCTTAAAATGCCACAACTTATGGCAAAATCAAGAAATGAATTATATGTAAAAGAGAAAGATGAAGACTTTATGACTATGCTCAGTGGAGTATTGGGACAAAAAAAACGTATTCACCTGCATGCAGGTCAAGTTCTTAATACGGAATTTGATGAGATTGTTTCAAAATTCGACAATAAAAATAAACAACTGCAAGCGATCGCTCAGGTCATTGATAATTCCATTATAGAAAATTATAAACTTTGGCCGACCAACTTTATAGCTTATGATTTACTAAATGGAACAAATAAATATTCCGATTACTATACAGAAGATGAGAAAATGCTTTTTGGAAGAAGAATGGAAATGCGTATCGATATTTCTGATTCGGTTCTGAAACAGAGCTTCCTGGCTATGTACGCTAATCCTGTGATCAATAAAATGAAATATTTATAA
- a CDS encoding helix-turn-helix domain-containing protein translates to MKISEIKSCIVGPAISAEEFITEHFFLFLVKGNMNGYDGNKHYTLKIGESCVVRKNRLARYNKVRVNNEFEKIIFFFDEIFLRDFQKKHSISFLNHESKDTFIRLRKDNLINSFLLSLEPYYNGSGDISKTFSDLKREELLLILLQLHPELSDVLFDFGFPGRVDLEEFMQKNYRFNVSMERFAFLTGRSLSAFKRDFKTIFNETPNRWLTRRRLQEARFLIEQKRQRPTDIYLDLGFEDLSHFSFAFKKEFGVSASSL, encoded by the coding sequence ATGAAAATATCAGAAATAAAATCCTGTATCGTAGGTCCTGCCATTTCAGCAGAAGAATTCATCACCGAACATTTCTTTTTATTCCTGGTAAAAGGCAACATGAATGGCTATGATGGAAACAAGCATTATACACTCAAAATCGGCGAAAGCTGTGTTGTCCGTAAAAATAGACTGGCACGATACAATAAAGTGAGAGTGAATAATGAATTTGAAAAAATTATCTTTTTCTTCGATGAAATTTTTCTGAGAGATTTTCAAAAGAAGCATAGCATTAGCTTTCTTAATCATGAATCAAAGGACACATTTATCAGACTCAGAAAAGATAACCTTATCAATAGCTTCCTTCTTTCATTAGAACCCTATTATAATGGTTCTGGAGACATCAGTAAAACATTCTCTGATTTAAAAAGAGAAGAATTACTTCTTATCCTGTTGCAGTTGCATCCCGAATTATCAGATGTGTTATTTGATTTTGGTTTCCCTGGGCGTGTGGACCTTGAAGAATTTATGCAAAAAAATTACAGGTTCAATGTAAGTATGGAACGTTTCGCTTTCCTTACCGGGCGCAGCTTGTCAGCTTTTAAAAGGGATTTTAAAACCATCTTCAATGAAACACCTAATCGTTGGCTAACGAGGAGACGATTGCAGGAAGCAAGATTTCTTATAGAGCAAAAAAGACAAAGGCCAACAGATATATATCTTGATTTAGGCTTTGAGGATCTGTCGCATTTCTCTTTTGCATTTAAAAAAGAATTCGGTGTATCAGCAAGTAGCTTGTAG
- a CDS encoding NAD-dependent epimerase/dehydratase family protein — protein sequence MKIIITGATGLVGEGVLLVCLENQVVKEVLIISRKPLTLTHEKLKELIVEDFATIKNYRQDLENYDGCFFCAGASAVGENEESFTRKTFGFVVPFAEILSQINPAMTFIYVSGNRTDSTEKGKAMWARVKGRTENALLKLSFKAVYNFRPGFMKPVKGQKNVRSVYRIFEVLSPLWYLLFPNWICTMREVGLAMINCVSKGYKAPILEVKDIKSQAKS from the coding sequence ATGAAAATAATTATTACCGGAGCTACAGGATTAGTAGGTGAAGGCGTTTTGCTTGTTTGCCTGGAAAATCAAGTGGTAAAAGAGGTCCTCATCATAAGCAGGAAACCTCTTACTCTCACACATGAAAAATTAAAAGAACTGATCGTAGAAGATTTTGCAACCATCAAAAACTACCGTCAAGATCTGGAAAACTATGATGGGTGCTTTTTTTGCGCAGGAGCAAGTGCTGTTGGTGAAAATGAGGAATCATTTACCAGAAAAACATTTGGCTTTGTCGTTCCATTTGCTGAGATACTATCTCAAATTAACCCTGCCATGACATTTATATATGTTTCTGGCAACCGTACTGATAGTACAGAAAAAGGAAAAGCGATGTGGGCCAGAGTAAAAGGACGAACCGAAAATGCTTTGCTTAAATTATCTTTTAAAGCAGTATATAATTTTCGTCCCGGTTTTATGAAACCGGTAAAAGGTCAAAAAAATGTAAGATCTGTTTACCGTATTTTTGAAGTACTATCTCCTTTATGGTACTTGCTTTTCCCTAATTGGATCTGTACAATGCGGGAAGTCGGTCTGGCAATGATCAATTGCGTATCCAAAGGATATAAGGCTCCTATTTTGGAAGTAAAAGACATAAAATCACAAGCAAAATCATGA
- a CDS encoding SDR family oxidoreductase: MKNKETVLVTGGSGFIASYCIITLLKNGYKVKATLRSLKKSQLVKQMLKEAGLHSFEDLSFVEADLQNESSWEKATEGCQYVIHVASPTPHTDAKTEDDFVIPAKNGVLFVLRAAKKAGVKRVVLTSAFGAVGFGTVKTTPYTEEDWTVLNETVFPYQKSKTISEKAAWDFIKNEGKGMELSVVNPTGVLGPVLGDDFSHSIQNIKQMLNGDMKACPKIISGYVDVRDVADLHFKAMTMPQANGQRFIAVAGKGFSLIDTANVLRKNLGEKASKVPTKELPNWFIKVLAIFNPKLKSVAPYLGMIKNASSEKAIKVLGWKPRSTEEAIVATANSLIKFDIVK; the protein is encoded by the coding sequence ATGAAAAATAAAGAAACAGTATTGGTAACTGGCGGTTCAGGCTTCATAGCTTCTTACTGCATTATTACTTTACTTAAAAATGGCTACAAAGTAAAAGCCACGCTCCGTTCACTAAAAAAATCACAATTGGTAAAACAAATGTTAAAAGAAGCCGGTCTTCATTCATTCGAAGATTTATCATTTGTAGAAGCGGATTTACAGAATGAATCAAGTTGGGAAAAAGCAACCGAAGGATGCCAGTACGTCATTCATGTTGCATCACCAACTCCTCATACTGATGCAAAGACTGAAGATGATTTTGTAATTCCTGCTAAAAATGGTGTTCTATTTGTATTACGAGCGGCAAAAAAGGCAGGTGTAAAAAGAGTTGTTCTTACTTCAGCTTTTGGTGCTGTAGGATTTGGTACTGTAAAAACCACTCCATATACAGAAGAAGACTGGACAGTACTTAATGAAACAGTATTCCCTTATCAAAAATCGAAAACAATTTCTGAAAAAGCAGCTTGGGATTTTATAAAAAATGAAGGCAAAGGAATGGAATTGTCTGTGGTAAATCCCACCGGAGTTTTGGGCCCTGTATTAGGAGATGACTTTTCACATTCTATTCAAAACATCAAGCAAATGCTTAATGGAGATATGAAAGCCTGTCCCAAAATAATTTCTGGATATGTGGATGTCCGTGATGTTGCTGATTTGCACTTTAAGGCGATGACAATGCCTCAGGCCAATGGCCAACGTTTTATAGCGGTTGCAGGGAAAGGTTTTTCTCTGATAGATACAGCAAATGTCCTTAGAAAAAACCTGGGTGAAAAAGCATCAAAAGTGCCAACCAAAGAATTACCCAACTGGTTCATTAAAGTTTTGGCCATATTCAATCCTAAATTGAAATCAGTTGCTCCTTATTTAGGAATGATAAAGAATGCAAGTAGTGAAAAGGCCATCAAAGTGTTAGGATGGAAACCACGTTCTACCGAAGAAGCTATTGTAGCGACAGCCAATAGTTTGATTAAATTTGATATTGTAAAATAA
- a CDS encoding DUF4287 domain-containing protein, whose amino-acid sequence MSFTTYMKNIEEKTGKSPEDFQLLADEKGFTKNGAINTNIKATEIINWLKEDFDLGHGHATAMYAYLKGKRE is encoded by the coding sequence ATGTCATTTACAACTTACATGAAAAACATTGAAGAAAAAACCGGCAAATCACCGGAAGACTTCCAACTTCTTGCAGATGAAAAAGGTTTCACTAAAAACGGTGCTATTAATACAAATATCAAAGCGACTGAAATTATCAACTGGTTAAAGGAAGATTTTGATTTAGGGCACGGACATGCAACAGCAATGTATGCCTATCTTAAAGGCAAACGTGAATAA
- a CDS encoding class I SAM-dependent methyltransferase: protein MKILKPVEAFDKAAKIYQDKFMDVSSFADTFNLFCDHITADHADILDIACGPGNITKYLLDRKPDYDILGIDLSSKMLDLAQINNPTAQFQLMDCREINQIEKRFNGIICGFCLPYLSREEAVELIANVSGLLQPGGVFYLSTMEDDYNKSGLITSSLGDQVYLYYHQADYLTKAFQENNFEVIQTKRFKSTDKDGATITDLVLIGKLI, encoded by the coding sequence ATGAAAATATTAAAACCCGTTGAAGCATTTGACAAAGCGGCAAAAATATACCAGGATAAGTTTATGGATGTCAGTTCCTTTGCTGACACTTTTAATTTGTTCTGCGATCATATAACAGCCGATCATGCAGACATTCTGGATATCGCCTGTGGTCCTGGAAATATTACAAAATACCTGTTGGATAGAAAACCCGATTACGATATATTGGGAATTGATTTATCATCAAAAATGCTCGATCTTGCCCAGATCAATAATCCTACTGCACAATTTCAGCTTATGGACTGTCGGGAAATAAATCAGATTGAAAAGAGATTTAATGGAATCATCTGCGGCTTTTGCCTTCCTTATTTATCTCGTGAGGAAGCTGTTGAGTTAATCGCAAATGTCTCCGGATTATTACAACCTGGTGGTGTATTTTATCTAAGCACTATGGAGGATGACTACAATAAATCGGGATTAATCACATCCAGTTTAGGTGACCAGGTGTATCTTTATTATCATCAGGCAGATTATTTAACCAAAGCATTTCAGGAAAATAACTTTGAGGTTATTCAAACAAAACGTTTTAAATCTACTGATAAGGATGGCGCCACGATTACAGATTTGGTATTGATCGGAAAGTTGATTTGA
- a CDS encoding M13 family metallopeptidase: protein MNYRNCLSILSITSQLQKLEVKIITTIIVSATFPCYIGAQTTEFSKDKAAFGNWGVETQFISKSILPGNDFYAYVNDGWLKSKTIPTGSSGLSNYSEVGNQVNERIAKVIHEGSDAKSGADNSQKQIGALYLGYLDTENMDKLGIKPIQKDLEQIFALSSYKDVAKWMANPKSFSIIGIRTGPDLNDRSRFLVTLSESGIGLPAPEWYQKQDGPYPGYRKAYKDYIIHTFQLAGIKNADKRANDILELETKLASMQWTPAQIRDSKINSHLLSTSELNRYAPGFPWKTFLASRRVDHVSEVILQADSAIKAKAALFAKTPVEVWSSYLAFHWIVNHSTILSEDFRKSQFDFYSTALNGISKDISREQKSIRYVNNRLGQIVGKLYVERYFPRETLKRIEDLVGYIRKAFAVRLDNLDWLDESSRKEAKAKLDAVTVRIGYPEVWRDYSSIKFDAKDPIGNEQLIAKANWDYERSLLQKVFTSKDWYQVPQTVDATSSKLYNSIEFPAGILQPPFFDPFADPAVNFGAIGAIIGHELGHCFDDEGSRFDGQGLVHDWWTNQTRKQFEERTKLLIEQYDSFSPLDGIHINGKQTLGENIGDLTGAEVAYEAYQLYCKDYADQQRVLNGYTGDQRYFLSFAQVNRSLYTPEAYRMNVSQNYHAPAEYRVNGVVRNMNAWYKAFNINPEDKLYLSPEKRVRIW, encoded by the coding sequence ATGAATTATAGAAACTGCCTCTCAATCCTCTCCATAACATCTCAACTTCAGAAATTGGAAGTGAAAATTATTACGACTATTATAGTATCTGCAACTTTTCCCTGTTACATTGGTGCACAGACAACGGAATTTAGTAAAGATAAAGCTGCTTTTGGTAATTGGGGTGTTGAAACTCAGTTTATAAGCAAGTCAATATTGCCGGGCAATGATTTTTATGCTTATGTTAATGACGGATGGTTAAAATCAAAAACCATTCCGACAGGATCCTCGGGGCTAAGTAACTATAGTGAAGTGGGCAATCAGGTTAATGAGAGAATAGCCAAGGTGATTCATGAAGGATCAGACGCAAAAAGTGGGGCAGATAATTCCCAAAAACAAATAGGTGCACTTTACTTAGGTTATCTGGATACTGAAAATATGGATAAACTGGGTATTAAACCAATTCAAAAGGATTTAGAACAGATATTTGCCTTAAGTAGCTATAAGGATGTTGCTAAATGGATGGCAAATCCAAAATCTTTCTCCATTATAGGAATTCGGACGGGACCTGATTTAAATGACAGAAGCAGGTTTCTTGTTACATTAAGTGAAAGTGGTATTGGTTTGCCCGCACCTGAGTGGTATCAAAAACAAGATGGACCTTATCCGGGTTATCGCAAAGCTTATAAAGATTATATTATTCATACTTTCCAGCTTGCAGGTATAAAAAATGCTGATAAAAGAGCCAATGATATTCTGGAGCTTGAAACTAAATTAGCATCAATGCAATGGACACCAGCACAAATACGTGATAGTAAGATTAATTCACATCTGTTGTCTACTTCAGAACTGAATAGGTATGCTCCGGGTTTCCCTTGGAAGACCTTTCTGGCAAGCAGACGGGTAGATCATGTAAGTGAAGTGATATTGCAGGCAGATTCAGCGATAAAAGCAAAAGCTGCTCTATTTGCAAAAACTCCTGTCGAAGTGTGGTCATCTTATTTAGCATTTCATTGGATCGTTAATCATTCTACTATTTTATCAGAAGACTTTCGCAAAAGTCAGTTTGATTTTTATTCTACTGCTTTAAATGGGATTTCAAAGGATATTTCAAGGGAACAGAAATCAATTCGATATGTTAATAATAGGTTGGGGCAAATAGTAGGGAAGTTATATGTAGAAAGGTATTTTCCTCGCGAAACGCTTAAAAGAATCGAGGATTTAGTTGGATATATCCGTAAAGCATTTGCAGTCAGACTTGACAATCTGGATTGGCTCGATGAAAGCAGTAGAAAGGAAGCAAAAGCTAAATTAGATGCAGTAACTGTAAGGATAGGGTATCCTGAAGTTTGGCGGGATTACTCATCAATCAAATTTGACGCTAAAGATCCTATTGGTAATGAGCAACTTATTGCAAAAGCCAACTGGGATTATGAACGTTCACTCCTTCAAAAAGTCTTTACTAGTAAAGATTGGTATCAGGTTCCGCAAACTGTTGATGCAACCAGTAGTAAATTATATAATTCCATAGAATTTCCTGCAGGTATCTTACAACCACCGTTTTTTGATCCATTTGCTGATCCGGCTGTAAACTTTGGCGCCATTGGTGCTATAATAGGACATGAATTGGGACACTGTTTTGATGATGAAGGGTCAAGATTTGATGGACAGGGACTGGTTCATGATTGGTGGACTAATCAGACCCGAAAACAATTCGAAGAGCGAACTAAACTACTTATAGAACAGTATGATTCATTTTCACCTTTAGATGGAATCCATATCAATGGAAAACAAACGCTAGGAGAGAATATTGGGGATCTTACTGGGGCTGAAGTTGCCTATGAAGCTTATCAACTGTATTGTAAAGATTATGCCGATCAACAACGTGTTTTAAATGGATATACTGGTGATCAGCGCTATTTTCTATCTTTCGCTCAGGTTAATCGTAGCCTTTATACTCCGGAAGCCTATCGGATGAACGTATCACAGAACTATCATGCGCCTGCAGAGTACCGTGTAAATGGCGTTGTAAGAAATATGAATGCATGGTATAAGGCTTTCAATATAAATCCAGAAGACAAGTTATACCTATCGCCTGAAAAGAGGGTGCGTATTTGGTAA
- a CDS encoding bestrophin family protein, which yields MLVKKNITLKKLFEFAGHHLWWLVLYMLFIAFLYDILDWKWISIPSLPLSLIGTAVAFYVGFKNNQSYDRVWEARKIWGAIVNSSRSWGVLVNAYVGHSQLSSSEHRNIKTKLIYQHIAWLYILREQLLVPTQWEHASLKWLFGKVGVKRRELYGIGMYKDYLNEKQKLDYFSTADQWKDAANAATQIINLQSQYLAEQEEKEHLHMRRQLDMQKVLCDFYEHQGRAERIKKFPLPRQYASLSFIFICIFIFLLPLGIVAEFEKLGEAGIWLMVPFGTVVGWVYVMMELIGDYSENPFEGLATDIPMLSICRTIEIDLLQMLGETELPKPIQPIDGILM from the coding sequence ATGCTTGTTAAAAAAAACATTACTCTAAAAAAATTATTCGAATTTGCAGGACACCATTTATGGTGGCTGGTCCTGTATATGCTTTTTATTGCATTCCTATACGATATTTTGGATTGGAAATGGATTTCTATCCCATCGTTGCCATTATCACTTATTGGAACTGCGGTAGCTTTTTACGTAGGATTTAAAAATAATCAGTCCTATGACAGAGTTTGGGAAGCCCGTAAAATATGGGGAGCTATTGTTAACAGCAGTCGAAGCTGGGGAGTACTGGTGAATGCTTATGTAGGTCATAGCCAACTTTCATCTAGTGAACACAGGAACATAAAAACCAAACTAATATATCAGCATATTGCGTGGCTGTATATTTTAAGAGAACAATTATTGGTACCTACCCAGTGGGAGCATGCCAGTTTGAAATGGTTGTTTGGTAAAGTTGGAGTAAAGCGAAGAGAATTGTATGGGATTGGAATGTATAAGGACTATTTAAATGAAAAACAAAAATTAGATTATTTTTCAACTGCTGACCAATGGAAGGATGCTGCTAATGCTGCCACACAAATTATAAATCTACAATCGCAGTATTTGGCAGAACAGGAAGAGAAAGAACATCTGCACATGAGGAGACAACTTGATATGCAGAAGGTTCTTTGTGATTTTTATGAGCATCAAGGTAGGGCAGAACGCATAAAAAAGTTTCCTTTACCCCGGCAGTATGCCAGTTTAAGCTTTATCTTTATCTGTATTTTTATTTTTTTACTACCTCTTGGTATTGTAGCTGAATTTGAAAAACTGGGTGAGGCTGGTATTTGGTTGATGGTTCCATTTGGAACGGTTGTGGGCTGGGTTTATGTAATGATGGAACTGATAGGTGATTATTCTGAAAATCCATTCGAAGGATTAGCAACCGATATACCCATGCTTTCTATTTGCAGGACCATTGAGATCGATCTGCTGCAGATGTTAGGAGAAACCGAGCTTCCTAAGCCCATACAGCCAATCGATGGTATATTGATGTAG
- a CDS encoding aldo/keto reductase, whose product METINNKIGMPVLGFGTLIPDPVLTVSATIDALEAGFRHFDCAERYQNEREVGKALREGLATAGIKREEIFVTGKLWNTNHRPDRVEAAFEASLERLGLDYMDAYLIHTPFAFQPGDDQDPRDENGHTIYDHEITLSDTWRTMENLVDDGKVRHIGLSDVSLEILSSIYQSARIKPTVVQIESHPYLPETELLNFCKENDIVFLAFAPLGHGIRPGLLEDPTILKIAVRIGKTPAQVLLGWAAQRGTALLTTPKTKARAQENFDVDFLPQDAFDEINSIQIRQRYNQVVKTGVPGFIARVD is encoded by the coding sequence ATGGAAACAATAAATAATAAAATTGGTATGCCTGTACTCGGATTTGGAACATTAATTCCTGATCCCGTTCTTACGGTAAGTGCAACTATAGATGCTTTAGAAGCTGGATTTCGACACTTCGACTGTGCCGAGCGATATCAAAATGAACGCGAAGTAGGGAAAGCGTTACGTGAAGGACTTGCGACAGCAGGTATTAAACGTGAAGAGATCTTTGTTACAGGAAAGTTATGGAATACCAACCATCGTCCCGATCGCGTTGAGGCCGCATTTGAAGCAAGCTTGGAACGATTGGGTCTTGATTATATGGATGCCTATCTTATTCACACTCCATTTGCTTTTCAACCGGGAGATGATCAGGATCCACGGGATGAAAATGGCCATACAATTTATGACCATGAAATCACGTTATCAGACACCTGGAGGACTATGGAAAATCTTGTAGACGATGGTAAAGTCCGCCATATCGGATTGTCTGATGTCAGCTTGGAAATACTTTCCTCTATTTACCAATCAGCAAGAATCAAACCCACTGTAGTTCAGATCGAATCACACCCCTATTTACCGGAAACAGAACTTCTAAATTTCTGCAAAGAAAATGATATTGTGTTCTTGGCTTTTGCACCATTAGGTCATGGAATAAGACCTGGGTTACTTGAAGATCCTACCATCTTAAAGATTGCTGTTCGAATTGGAAAAACGCCAGCACAGGTATTATTAGGTTGGGCAGCCCAACGTGGAACAGCTTTGCTTACCACACCAAAAACTAAGGCTCGTGCACAGGAGAATTTTGATGTGGATTTCCTGCCACAAGATGCTTTTGATGAGATTAACAGCATTCAGATCCGACAAAGATATAATCAGGTTGTGAAAACCGGAGTTCCTGGTTTTATTGCAAGGGTTGATTAA